The Faecalibacterium prausnitzii genome includes a window with the following:
- a CDS encoding GtrA family protein produces MNFWNNFAAKHPAAAKWVREGGLFVIVSNLITVFKYLLLQFLPKAFASLPVVDFGWPGIDITLFGETFKWNILGYDAAHGGLPYFCAYMVAMIVGECINFPIQRSFVFRSKGNLAKQIGWYVLAFCVITCIVNSINCIWVAVAGLLVPDFIYNIGTTVLNGGISMIIFFFVNKIIFPEGEAKKN; encoded by the coding sequence ATGAATTTCTGGAACAACTTTGCGGCCAAGCACCCCGCCGCTGCCAAGTGGGTGCGTGAGGGCGGTCTGTTCGTCATCGTCTCCAATCTCATCACAGTGTTCAAGTACCTGCTGCTGCAATTCCTGCCCAAGGCCTTTGCAAGCCTGCCGGTGGTGGACTTCGGCTGGCCGGGCATCGACATCACCCTCTTCGGCGAGACCTTCAAGTGGAACATCCTCGGCTATGACGCCGCCCACGGCGGCCTGCCCTACTTCTGCGCCTACATGGTCGCCATGATCGTGGGCGAGTGCATCAACTTCCCCATCCAGCGCAGCTTTGTGTTCCGCAGCAAGGGCAATCTGGCCAAGCAGATCGGCTGGTACGTGCTGGCCTTCTGCGTCATCACCTGCATCGTCAACTCCATCAACTGCATCTGGGTCGCGGTGGCCGGTCTGCTGGTGCCCGACTTCATCTACAACATCGGCACCACCGTGCTCAACGGCGGCATCTCGATGATCATCTTCTTCTTCGTCAACAAGATCATCTTCCCCGAAGGCGAAGCCAAGAAGAACTGA